In Drosophila pseudoobscura strain MV-25-SWS-2005 chromosome 4, UCI_Dpse_MV25, whole genome shotgun sequence, the following proteins share a genomic window:
- the LOC4818058 gene encoding GATA zinc finger domain-containing protein 10: MDYGGGGGSASGSGTNNAEASDLNMCGGQDMLEGKAKEKARRYWTPSEEERLYEIWGRDNWRLTRNGKNTIFFAQWAEELRERFGVDVKPEEIQMKVNQTRAKFRSVKKQLLSDPTSYPNRWKKYDIINRILKNLHRPKDAEPLPPGALLNNRDMTPPRENMTPQPQQQGLNLTTEATAATSFYNNSSNSNNSSSHNNNNSGGGGMSFNTELFTDQYDEAVKQEYEDDEYRSIPFQEPLQQYSPAEPAQLLELQTPQQIQQQQLQQQQQQPQFQPGYGQQFQQQQQPLQLPTEQQQQIQQPGSQQQPQQQQQQQPQPSVYTNSSSNGTAATINHQPITAVAYINSSNNTISVATNANGGTVGMSSPAPAPRRRGRPFGSSNTLAADSLEALYMEEVRRNTQLIAEQTKISRQRLELEERKLDLMQTFFPKVLENQTLILNRFMQWEARPQQTQQMHHHAQPDSGQPQQ; the protein is encoded by the exons ATGGACtacggcggtggtggcggcagCGCATCCGGCAGCGGGACGAACAACGCCGAGGCGTCGGATCTGAACATGTGCGGGGGTCAGGATATGCTGGAGGGCAAAGCCAAGGAGAAGGCACGTCGCTACTGGACGCCTAGCGAGGAGGAGCGTCTCTACGAGATCTGGGGCCGCGACAACTGGCGTCTGACGCGGAATGGCAAGAATACGATATTCTTTGCTCAGTGGGCGGAGGAGTTGCGCGAACGTTTCGGGGTGGATGTGAAGCCCGAGGAGATACAAATGAAAGTTAACCAGACGAGGGCCAAGTTCAG ATCGGTGAAGAAGCAGCTGCTGTCGGATCCCACCAGTTATCCCAATCGCTGGAAGAAGTACGACATTATCAATCGAATACTGAAGAACCTACACAGGCCGAAGGATGCCGAGCCCTTGCCCCCGGGTGCACTGCTTAACAATCGCGATATGACTCCGCCCAGGGAGAATATGACtccccagccgcagcagcaaggTCTCAATCTCACCACAGAGGCGACGGCGGCCACCAGCttctacaacaacagcagcaacagcaacaacagcagcagccacaacaacaacaacagcggcggcggtgggATGAGCTTCAATACGGAACTATTTACGGATCAGTACGATGAGGCGGTGAAGCAGGAGTACGAGGACGACGAGTATCGTTCGATACCCTTCCAGGAGCCACTCCAACAGTATTCGCCAGCCGAGCCAGCTCAATTGCTCGAGCTGCAGACGCCACAGCAgatacaacagcagcaactccaacagcaacagcagcagccacaatttCAACCCGGATACGGGCAACaatttcagcagcagcagcaaccattGCAGCTGCCcacagagcaacagcagcagatccaaCAGCCAGgatcacagcagcagccgcaacagcagcagcagcagcaaccgcagCCAAGTGTCTacacaaacagcagcagcaatggaaCCGCCGCGACCATCAATCATCAGCCGATCACCGCCGTGGCGtacatcaacagcagcaacaacacgaTCAGTGTGGCCACCAATGCCAATGGAGGAACAGTCGGGATGAGCTCGCCCGCACCGGCACCGCGGAGACGCGGTCGTCCCTTTGGATCGTCGAATACCCTAGCGGCCGACTCCCTGGAGGCCCTGTACATGGAGGAGGTGCGTCGGAATACCCAGCTGATCGCCGAACAGACAAAGATATCCCGTCAACGTTTGGAGCTGGAGGAACGGAAGCTGGACTTGATGCAGACCTTCTTCCCCAAGGTACTGGAGAATCAGACCCTGATCCTCAACCGCTTCATGCAGTGGGAGGCCCGACCTCAGCAGACCCAGCAAATGCACCACCATGCGCAACCAGATTCTGGGCAGCCACAGCAGTGA
- the LOC4817903 gene encoding uncharacterized protein, with product MSGGKHMRLRYYTSMEEVTMVRVWREFLDLIPSYSENLPIFRDISHSMQQCGIRLNKQEVRRRINSYRNKYLTERSRVEGDPEYTPEWRLYQIVDCLFNPERPSVDIHLVQNVLESAAMQVRSEHPDLPNIPSSMSRAPYVKFNRDPDGCAFLEGPSPTPPQQTQNLPEMLHFSQNPVKTEPKPLDADEADSPTYAESAIRRTPLMPANYQLQLPVEERMEMGANGQMEYVGKKKRGRRSILPRVGQISLAQLEALRMQNGELERQNENSQMELEFKERQYNELEQTLDLWMHQQEMFLLHFERLGFKTAED from the exons atgagcGGTGGAAAGCATATGCGGTTGCGCTACTATACCTCAATGGAGGAGGTCACCATGGTGCGGGTGTGGCGTGAGTTTCTCGACCTGATACCCTCGTACAGCGAGAATCTGCCCATCTTTCGGGACATTTCACACAGCATGCAGCAATGCGGCATTCGGCTGAACAAACAAGAGGTTCGCCGTCGCATCAATAGCTATCGCAATAAGTATTT AACGGAACGGAGTCGCGTGGAGGGCGATCCGGAGTACACACCGGAATGGCGTCTGTACCAGATTGTAGACTGCCTTTTCAATCCAGAGCGACCCTCGGTGGACATTCACCTGGTACAGAATGTGCTCGAGTCGGCGGCCATGCAGGTGCGCAGCGAGCATCCGGATCTGCCGAACATACCTAGCTCAATGTCCAGGGCACCTTATGTGAAGTTCAATCGCGATCCGGACGGCTGTGCCTTCCTGGAGGGCCCATCACCAACACCGCCGCAACAAACCCAGAATCTTCCCGAAATGCTGCACTTTTCTCAGAATCCAGTCAAGACTGAACCCAAGCCGCTTGACGCGGACGAAGCCGACAGTCCAACTTACGCAGAGAGTGCCATACGACGGACACCCTTGATGCCCGCCAATTATCAGCTCCAGCTACCCGTGGAGGAGCGCATGGAGATGGGGGCGAACGGTCAGATGGAGTACGTTGGAAAGAAAAAGCGCGGACGGCGCAGCATTTTGCCGCGCGTGGGACAGATCTCGCTGGCCCAATTGGAGGCCTTGCGCATGCAGAACGGAGAGCTGGAGCGGCAGAATGAGAACAGCcagatggagttggagttcAAGGAGCGGCAATACAACGAGCTAGAGCAGACCCTCGACCTCTGGATGCACCAGCAAGAGATGTTTTTGCTCCACTTTGAGCGCCTGGGCTTCAAAACCGCGGAGGACTAG